In Solibacillus isronensis, the following are encoded in one genomic region:
- a CDS encoding GrpB family protein, with protein MLGLPKGDVFLVHWTEEWNKEFLSEKEKIQDKIGEYIINIHHIGSTSVKYLSAKPIIDIAVEIKDFDMGGNTAALLEDLGYSYKGINILPERHYFSKGELRTHQIHMYQSGNKYLLEQLKFRDYLRVNDGARIEYEQLKLNLANENKDNKHKYAEEKTEFVKSILEKI; from the coding sequence ATGTTAGGTTTGCCCAAAGGAGATGTATTTTTAGTACATTGGACAGAAGAATGGAATAAGGAATTTTTATCAGAGAAAGAAAAAATACAAGATAAAATAGGTGAATATATTATAAATATTCATCACATAGGAAGCACATCAGTAAAATATTTAAGTGCAAAACCAATTATTGATATTGCTGTAGAAATCAAAGATTTTGATATGGGTGGTAATACTGCCGCACTTTTAGAGGATTTGGGATATTCGTATAAAGGAATAAACATTTTACCTGAAAGACATTATTTTAGTAAGGGTGAACTAAGAACCCACCAAATCCATATGTATCAAAGTGGAAATAAATATTTACTTGAACAATTGAAGTTTAGAGATTATTTGCGGGTGAATGATGGAGCAAGAATTGAATATGAACAATTGAAACTTAACTTGGCAAATGAAAACAAAGATAATAAACATAAATATGCTGAAGAGAAAACTGAATTCGTTAAATCAATTTTA